The following DNA comes from Candidatus Binataceae bacterium.
GCCGACTAGGCCAGCGATCGTTAGCGCAATTATTGTCGTTGCAACTCGGCGGGCGAGATCCATAGTGTTCCTTCCTGAGCTCCCGGCCAGAGCTCTGACGAGAACGAAAGAACGCCGGGGGAAGGATCACAAATCGGTGGGGTCCACACCGTCACCTTGCCCCCGGCGGGAGGCCCAATCTCAGTGTCCCAATCTCACGATCGCGTCGGGCTGCAATGTGCTCGGCCCCACCACGCCTTGGTTGATATACCATGAGTCGCCATAGTCACTGTCGCGGCTGGGAGTGAACATCACAGTCGAAACGCCAGTGCGAACGTCTTCGTCAACCATCGCCGTCTGAAATATACGTTTGAAAGGCCAAATCGATACTTTCGCATCGATCGTCGGCCGATCGCGGTAAGTATTGAAAGTGGCTACGGTCTTCCACAATCTTCCGTCGTTATCATAGAGATCTGAAGCGGTAATGAAGAAGCCTTCCGAATCGATATAGATAATCCGGCGCGGGACGGCCGGCGGCGATCCGAAAAGTGAGGTCTTTCGCGCGGTCGCTTCGATTACATAGAGGTGCCTTAGTTCCCAGTTCTCTTTGCACACCGATCGCCCGTTATCAGTATTGCAGGCATGAGCCGGCGAATCTTCGGCCTCAACGCACGCGAGCATCTCTTTTACGCCCAGCAGCTTGTAGTCAAAGTCCTCGATTTTGGCGGCAAATCCGAAGTACGAATCGGGATCGATCGTGTTGGCGTAGCTCGTTCCGCCGACCCCGCTCGAATCACTCTGCGATCCGCCCTCGATCGTATCGGAAAGGCCGCTCGGCGAGATACGGCGCGTGCGACGTGTGGTCGGATCGTAAATCCACACGTCGTCTTCCAGTGCGGGATCGAGATGGCGATAGCGCAAAAACCCGATCCCGCGCAGCTCCGACGGCTCTAGTATCGGATAAACGGCAAAGCGGTATCGGATCCCGCTCGAGCTCGCGTCGGGATCGCTGGGCGTAGGCGCGATTTCCGTGCGACCGACATTGTTGTAGAGCGCGAAGTGCCCGATCGTGAAATGCTCGATCGCATCCGACGCATGGGGATCGCTGTTGCGATTCTCGGCCTCTACATCGCGGATATCGACATCATCGGTGTACTGCGGCCGGTAGCTGAAGTTCCACATGATCTTTTGCGCGATTTGCGGATCATTGTAGTCGAGCATCGGGAACGGCAGCCCCGCTTCGTAGTTCGTCAGCTCTCCCCGTTCTGAGAGTCGGACTTGCGATGAATATTTCTCAGTCGCGGCGCGATAGGGTGCCGGCCAGTCGATCGTGCCGGTCGGCACGATCTTCATCGTCATGCCTTGCTTCACGAGCAGCAGATTTCCAGGGCTGACGAGATCGGCAACCTGCTGCGCTTGGTCCGCGGTAACGACCTCACCTGGCGTGACGTGCGCGCGAGCCTCAATTGAAAGTACCAGGATACTCGCGATGACCGCGCCTGCCAACGCGAACTGCCGCAGATAGATTCGCGGACGATTTGAAGCGAGCTGATATTTGCAATGCCGGACCATTACTACTTGATTGAATACTCCGAAACACGCCACTTACCGTCGGCGTCAACCATCGGAGTGACTATTTCAACGGCGGATTTCTTATGCGCAAAACTCGAATCGTATTGGATCAAGATGTATTGCCCGTCAGGAGCACCGGGCAGCGTGGTCACGAATTGCTCGGTTCTGAGCCGCCGCGATACCACCGGGCCGAGTGCACTGCGCCAGAGCGCGACCTGCCGTTTCCAATCCTGCTTGGTGACGGCATTGCGAAAATAGGTCGACGCTTCGAGCCAGCTCGCATTGAACTTGCCGGCATCGACGAGTTTGAGCCAGCTTTCCGCGGCGGCATTGGCATCCTTGGCGGCATTGCTCTGATCGAGCGCCCAACCCGTCGCGCAGGTCGCTGTGAGCACGGCCAATACCATCAGGATCGATCTGGCGATACGTATTTCGAACCAGCGTCTCATTGCATCACGAGGCCAGCGACATCACGAAAGCGAAGCCGAGCCCTAAGGGAGCGAGGGCGAGCCCGATTAGAATCCAGGCGCGGGTGTGACCGAAATTCACGGTCCATCCGAGTCCGAAGCGCTTCTCCACGAAAAGCGCGGCATCGTCCGGATTGTAGTAGAAAATGCCGAGCTTCCACGCGCCGTCGGGCGTGTAATCATTGGATTGCGAGGGGGCGCGGCTTCCAATCGGACCAACGATAATCAGGCATAGCGAGCTCGCCGCCAGGAGCGACAGCAATAGTAACTCGTACGGATGCACATCGACACCGAGCGGCAGCATCGCCGAGGCCGCAACGAAGTATTCCGCGCCGAGCATGATCGCGATACAGCCCGTGGGCAGGCGATACCACGCGCGCTCGCCCGTGCCGTCGGGCCGGCGAATCCAGAACAGGAATCCATAACCGAAGAACGCGAGCAGCGCGGCTACTCCGGCGAGAAGCGCGAGCATCCCGTATACGTGCAGCGGCGTGCGTTGCACCCATACGTCGGGCTGGCCGTTGAGTCCCCAATGGACGGGATATGGATCTGGAATGTACTGCCAGTTGAGGTAAGTCCACGCGAGCGCCGCGCACATCGCGACCAGCGGCGCCATCACCAGCAGTGCCAGCATGATCGGCGGCTCGCGGCGCGTGAAATCGGCCTCGCGAACCGCGTCTGGTTCGGCGCGATGGCGCGAAGTCGCCGCACGAGCCATCGCGAAGCTCGCGATGAAGAGCAGGTACTGCGCACAGAATGCGCCCGGGCCGCTCCAGGCTTCGAACTGCTCCACGCCGCCGAGCGCGATGAAGATCCCGACCACCGCCGAAAGCAGCACCCCTCGGCGATACCGCCTGACGATGCGTGCGTGGTCGGCGGAATCTCGGAAGTCGGGGCTGACCGTGATCGAGAACGCCACCGACGGCCGGCTGAACTCCGGCATCAGGTATTCGAGCGACGCCATCGTCAGCACGACCATCGTCCACACCGGATTGATGTGGAGGACGTTGAACCAGATCACCGCTCGCCTTCCTTTCGTTTGGGCGTTAGGAGCGATTCGGCAACGTCTTCAAATTCCGAGCGGATCACCTGTGGCGAGACTCCGGCCGCACGAACCTGCGCGATCAATCCGCGCAAGCGCTGCGCGAAAGCGACGCGCGCCTTGTTGGTTGCGGCGGGAGTGCTGCGCGCGGTCACAACGGCGCCGCGCCCGCGCTCCAGGAGGAGCCAACCTTCATCGGCAAGGTTGCGATACGCTTCAGCGACCGTATTGTGGTTGACCCCCAAATCAACCGCGACCTGGCGGACCGTAGGCAGCCTGTCGCCAGGACTTAGTTGCCCTGCCACAAGCATCGCGCGCACCTGGTCGGCGATTTGTTGGTAAACCGGAATCGTTGAGCTGAGGTCTATTCTTAGTGATCGTTTGTTTGGCGCCATGGTTGCCCTGTTTTGTCTAGCACTGACATACAAGAACCGCGCTCTAAATGCAATAGGGCGACTTGCCCGGGGATTGGGGCGGGAAATCGCGCACGGGGTTGGGATTCTATGCCACAGGTAGGTTAGAGTGCGACTAAATCGAGCAATAAGGAGCTGCAGCGATGAAAATCGGAGTCATGATCGCGGCCACGGCCGAATCCGGAGACATCGCGGAGATTTCGCGCGAGGCCGAAAACCTCGGCTACGAGTCGCTCTTCATCCCCGAGCATCCCGTGATTCCGATTGGCTTCAAAACTCCCCTGCCGGGCGGTGGCGGCGGCACGCTGCCCGAGCATTATGGGCGCTGGATGGATCCCTTCGTCGCGCTCAGCGTCGCCGCCGCGGTGACGCGCCGCATCAAGCTCGGCACCGGAATCTGCCTCCTGCCTGAGCGCGAGCCGATTATCGCAGCCAAGACGATCGCGACGCTCGATGTCATCTCGGGCGGCCGGGTTATCCTCGGCGTGGGCGCGGGATGGCTCCGCGAGGAGACGGAGGCGCTTGGCACGCGTTTCGAGACCCGATGGAAGCGCTTGCGCGAGACGGTCGAGGCGCTCCGCGTGCTGTGGAAGGAGCCCGCGCCCAGCTATGAAGGCGAACTGGTGAAGTTCCCGGCGGTGCGATGCGATCCCAAGCCAATTCAAAAATCCGGACCGCCTATTCTGCTCGGCGCTCGCGGACCGAAGGCTATCGAACGCGTGGTCCGCACTTATGACGGATGGGTTCCAATCGCGGGCAAACCCTCCAGCCTCAAGCGCGACATTGAGGCTCTGCGCAAAGCTGCAAGCGAGCGAGGTCGAAATCCCGACACCTTTGATATCAGCGCGTTCATCGCGCCGGCAGAAGACGGCATCTCGTCCGACGATCTGCAGGCGTACAAGGACGCTGGCGCAAACCGGCTCGTGCTCTTCTCGCAGGGCGACGCAATCAAGATGGCATCGGGTAAAACGATGGAGATCGTGCGTCGGCTGGCGCCGACCGTGGAGCGCGCAACGCGGCTTAACTGACGATCGACGCCGTAAGGCTGCACGAGCTTCACGGCGCAGAAGCGGCACGTATCGCGGACCTTCGAAGTACGACAGCCGGATGACCCGTGCGATGAGCCACCGCATACGGGATTGCGAAGCGTCCGAGTCCGAGCACGCGCCTTCCACGCCGCGCGAGTTGCCATGTGGCTGCGCTGCCCATCCCGCCGACGCCAAACGACGATAACGTCGAACTCCATCGCCGCTGCGATGCGACTCTAGCGCTGGAACTGGGGAACCTCGGGCTGCGCGCCGATGCGCATCGGCGCGCTCATCACCTCACTCACCAGCGCCTGCTGCGACGCCGCCCACGCCTCGTGCTCTTCGGAAAAATCAAACGTCAGCACCAGCATCGTGCCGAAACCGCCGCAGGCGCCGTACATGTCGTCGAATTTCTGCTTCACCGTGCGCGGCGAGCCAACCAGCCAGTTGTGCTCGACGAGATACTCCGGCGTGACATCGGAGTCGGCAACTTTTTGATCGTGCTTGAAGAGCGAGAGCAGGCCGAAGTCGCCGAATAGCGGCAGCAGGTATTCGCGATACGCTCGCGCCAACATCCCCTTGAGCGCGAGGCGCTTGGCCTCGGCGTCGGTCTCCGCGATATAAACCTCGCGCACGACGCGCCAATCCTCGCGCCTGGGCTTGCGGCCGGTCTTGGCCGCGCCGCGCTCGACGGACGCCCAATGTTCGGCTAGGTACGCGCTGGACAGGTTCAGGCTCATCGGCATAAAGCCGCGCTCGCCGGCGATTTCGAGCGTGTCGGATTTCGGCGTGAGTCCCGCGATGCCGATAGGCGGATGCGGTTTCTGATACGGCTTGATGTGGAACTTCAACGTGCGCAGCATCGGCTCGATGCGATTCACGGTCCAATATTCGCCGCGGTATTCGAAAGGCGTCTCCGATTCCCACAGCTTGAGAATGATGTCGAGCGCCTCGCGCGTCATCTTGCGATTCTGACCGCCCTGCCCGTCAACATTGAATAACCGCCAGTCACTCGGCAGTCCGCTCGAGCCGACGCCGAACATGAAGCGGCCCTTGGCGATGTGATCGAGATAGGCGACGCGGCAAGCGAGCTCGGCGGGATGATGATATGGCAGCAAATGCGCACCCGGCGCGAGCTTCATCCGCGACGTACGCAGCAAGCCCTGCGCAATCAGCAGGTCAGGCGCGGGGTTCGGCTCCCATGGCGAACAGAAATGCTCGCCGATCCATGCTTCGGAAAAGCCCGCGCGATCGCACAGCTCGAGATGTTTCAGGTCCCATTCGAAGCCCTCGCTGAAGCTGCGTTCCGGCGGATGCGACGGCATCATAAAGATTCCAACATTCATGGCATGTCCTTACCACATCAGACGGAAAACGCACGAGGCAATACGATCGCCGGCTCATGTGCTAGGGTTCGCTCTGCTCCGGCTTTCTCATTCGAGGGCCTCATGGACACGGAACAGATTTGCTTTCTATCGATCGCGGACCTCGGCGCGATGCTCCGCGCACGAAAGATCTCCTCCTCGGAAGTTACGCGAAGCCTGCTCGATCGCATCAGACAGCTCGATTGGAGATTGCACTCCTACATCACCGTGCTCGAGGAATCCGCGCTGGCACACGCGGCTCAAGCTGATCGGGAAATCGAAGCGGGCCGATGGCGCGGGCCACTTCATGGCGTGCCAGTTTCCGTCAAGGATCTGTGCCAGACGAGGGGCGCGCTGACGACCGCCGCGAGCAAGGTCTTGCGCGAATGGCGTCCCGATTCGAGTGCGACCGTCGTCACGCGGCTCGAAGCCGCCGGCGCCGTGATGCTCGGCAAGCTGAATCAGACCGAGTTCGCCGGCGGCTGGTACCATCCGGAATTTCCTGTTCCGATCAATCCGTGGAATCCGGCGATTTGGCCTGGCGCGTCATCCAGCGGTTCAGGCGTCGCGACTGCAGCTGGTCTGTGCTTCGCTTCGATCGGCACCGACACAGGCGGCTCGATTCGCGCTCCATCGGCGGCCTGCGGCGTGGTGGGGATCAAACCGACCTGGGGCCGGGTCAGCAGGCACGGCGTCGTTCCGCTGGCCGAATCACTCGACCATGTTGGCCCGATGGCGCGCACGGTAGGCGATGCAGCTCTCATGCTCGCGGCAATCGCAGGTTACGATCCACTCGACGATACGTCCCTGCGAGCGCCGGTTAATGATTACTCCGCGATGATCGGCAAAGGCATCGAGGGTATCCGCATCGGCGTCGATGAAAAGTTCATCGCGAGAGCCGCACCCGAAGTTGGCAACGCGGTAATCGCCGCGACGCGGATGTTGGAACAGTGCGGCGCTCGAATCGTGACGATCATGCTGCCTGACTTCGATCCGATCGTCACGGCGGGGATTAAGATTCTCGCCTGTGAGGCGGTCGCGGCTCACTCAAAGACATATCCCGCGCAATCGGCCGACTACGGGCCGGGCTTCCGCTCGATGCTCGAAGTGGGCGAGTCGCTGCGCGGCGCGGATTACGCAAATGCGCAGCTCGTGCGCGAGCAGTTCGGAAACCGTTTCCAGGCATTCTTCGAAGACGTGGACGTCATCGCCTGCCCTTCATTGCCGCGGATCGCGATTCCGGCTGGCGGCGGGCCGCCGGACGCCAAGCGGCTCCTGGAAGGCAATCCCCTCATGCGCTTCATGTCGCCGTTCAACATGAGCAGGAATCCCACGCTGTCGATGCCCTGCGGCGCGGGCGCGCCGCCGCCGAGCCTGCAGTTAATCGCGCGCCGGCTCGGCGAGGCGACGCTAATCCAGGCCGGCGCCGTATACGAAGCGGCGACCGAATGGCATCGGCTGCATCCCTCGATCTGACCGAGATCAAAGGCGGATCGAATCGCAGCGGCTTGATCCAGCCGCCGCGCACTCCCTACACTTTTCGAGTCGCGGCACTTATCGCGGCCAATTCGTCAAAGCTCGACGCAAGGAGGTTTGTGCGATGCTGAATGTTGGCGAGTCCGCGCCTGATTTCACCGTCAATACGCACGAGGGCAAACCGCTCACGCTCTCGTCGCTGCGCGGCAGCAAGATTCTGTTGTGGTTCTATCCCAAGGCTGACACGCCTGGCTGAACGATCGAGGGTCGCGGGTTCCGCGACCAACACGACGCGTTCGAAAAAGCCGGCATCGTCGTGCTGGGCATCAGCTTCGACGACGCCGCGGCCAATGCCGCTTTCGTCCAGAAGTTCAGCTTCCCGTACAAGTTGCTCTGCGATACCGATCGCAAAGTCGGATTGCTGTACGGTGCCTGTACGGACAAGACCGCGGGCTACGCAAATCGCATCAGTTATCTGATCGACGGGAACGGCAAGATCATGCAGACGTATCCGAAAGTGAGTCCCGCCGATCATCCAGCGCAGGTGCTGGCTGATGCGGCTCGGGCCTAAAGTCTCTTAGAGGATCTGATCATTGAGCAGCCGCCTGAGGTCCCTGACCGGACCCAGGCTGCTGCTCACTTCCACTCAGAAAGTGCATCAGCGATGCGTTGTACATTTGCGGATCCTGCAGAAATGCGAAGTGGCTCACGCGCGGCAGGATTAATTCTCCGGCGCCAGGGATCGTCGACGCCATGTAATCGGTATTTTCGCGCTTGATTGCTTCGTCGTGATCGCCGTCCACGATCCACACGGGCACCGCGATATGAGTCAACTGCTCGGCAGTGAAGTTCGGTTGCGTCGCCCACATATGCTCGATGTCGGCGAGGAACGACTTGTATTTCGTTGGAGTCGGCGACAGATGCGCATACTGATCGGCGGCTCGTGCGATGAACGCGGTGAAGACCGGACTCTGGTTGACGTCCTTGACCCCGGAGGGATTTGAATTCGCCGCAAACGCGAAGAGCCGCGTCACGC
Coding sequences within:
- a CDS encoding peroxiredoxin, encoding MLNVGESAPDFTVNTHEGKPLTLSSLRGSKILLWFYPKADTPGUTIEGRGFRDQHDAFEKAGIVVLGISFDDAAANAAFVQKFSFPYKLLCDTDRKVGLLYGACTDKTAGYANRISYLIDGNGKIMQTYPKVSPADHPAQVLADAARA
- a CDS encoding GntR family transcriptional regulator, yielding MAPNKRSLRIDLSSTIPVYQQIADQVRAMLVAGQLSPGDRLPTVRQVAVDLGVNHNTVAEAYRNLADEGWLLLERGRGAVVTARSTPAATNKARVAFAQRLRGLIAQVRAAGVSPQVIRSEFEDVAESLLTPKRKEGER
- a CDS encoding LLM class flavin-dependent oxidoreductase, which translates into the protein MNVGIFMMPSHPPERSFSEGFEWDLKHLELCDRAGFSEAWIGEHFCSPWEPNPAPDLLIAQGLLRTSRMKLAPGAHLLPYHHPAELACRVAYLDHIAKGRFMFGVGSSGLPSDWRLFNVDGQGGQNRKMTREALDIILKLWESETPFEYRGEYWTVNRIEPMLRTLKFHIKPYQKPHPPIGIAGLTPKSDTLEIAGERGFMPMSLNLSSAYLAEHWASVERGAAKTGRKPRREDWRVVREVYIAETDAEAKRLALKGMLARAYREYLLPLFGDFGLLSLFKHDQKVADSDVTPEYLVEHNWLVGSPRTVKQKFDDMYGACGGFGTMLVLTFDFSEEHEAWAASQQALVSEVMSAPMRIGAQPEVPQFQR
- a CDS encoding DUF1329 domain-containing protein, which translates into the protein MAGAVIASILVLSIEARAHVTPGEVVTADQAQQVADLVSPGNLLLVKQGMTMKIVPTGTIDWPAPYRAATEKYSSQVRLSERGELTNYEAGLPFPMLDYNDPQIAQKIMWNFSYRPQYTDDVDIRDVEAENRNSDPHASDAIEHFTIGHFALYNNVGRTEIAPTPSDPDASSSGIRYRFAVYPILEPSELRGIGFLRYRHLDPALEDDVWIYDPTTRRTRRISPSGLSDTIEGGSQSDSSGVGGTSYANTIDPDSYFGFAAKIEDFDYKLLGVKEMLACVEAEDSPAHACNTDNGRSVCKENWELRHLYVIEATARKTSLFGSPPAVPRRIIYIDSEGFFITASDLYDNDGRLWKTVATFNTYRDRPTIDAKVSIWPFKRIFQTAMVDEDVRTGVSTVMFTPSRDSDYGDSWYINQGVVGPSTLQPDAIVRLGH
- a CDS encoding LLM class F420-dependent oxidoreductase is translated as MKIGVMIAATAESGDIAEISREAENLGYESLFIPEHPVIPIGFKTPLPGGGGGTLPEHYGRWMDPFVALSVAAAVTRRIKLGTGICLLPEREPIIAAKTIATLDVISGGRVILGVGAGWLREETEALGTRFETRWKRLRETVEALRVLWKEPAPSYEGELVKFPAVRCDPKPIQKSGPPILLGARGPKAIERVVRTYDGWVPIAGKPSSLKRDIEALRKAASERGRNPDTFDISAFIAPAEDGISSDDLQAYKDAGANRLVLFSQGDAIKMASGKTMEIVRRLAPTVERATRLN
- a CDS encoding DUF5808 domain-containing protein, whose product is MIWFNVLHINPVWTMVVLTMASLEYLMPEFSRPSVAFSITVSPDFRDSADHARIVRRYRRGVLLSAVVGIFIALGGVEQFEAWSGPGAFCAQYLLFIASFAMARAATSRHRAEPDAVREADFTRREPPIMLALLVMAPLVAMCAALAWTYLNWQYIPDPYPVHWGLNGQPDVWVQRTPLHVYGMLALLAGVAALLAFFGYGFLFWIRRPDGTGERAWYRLPTGCIAIMLGAEYFVAASAMLPLGVDVHPYELLLLSLLAASSLCLIIVGPIGSRAPSQSNDYTPDGAWKLGIFYYNPDDAALFVEKRFGLGWTVNFGHTRAWILIGLALAPLGLGFAFVMSLAS
- a CDS encoding DUF4019 domain-containing protein; its protein translation is MRRWFEIRIARSILMVLAVLTATCATGWALDQSNAAKDANAAAESWLKLVDAGKFNASWLEASTYFRNAVTKQDWKRQVALWRSALGPVVSRRLRTEQFVTTLPGAPDGQYILIQYDSSFAHKKSAVEIVTPMVDADGKWRVSEYSIK
- a CDS encoding amidase, encoding MDTEQICFLSIADLGAMLRARKISSSEVTRSLLDRIRQLDWRLHSYITVLEESALAHAAQADREIEAGRWRGPLHGVPVSVKDLCQTRGALTTAASKVLREWRPDSSATVVTRLEAAGAVMLGKLNQTEFAGGWYHPEFPVPINPWNPAIWPGASSSGSGVATAAGLCFASIGTDTGGSIRAPSAACGVVGIKPTWGRVSRHGVVPLAESLDHVGPMARTVGDAALMLAAIAGYDPLDDTSLRAPVNDYSAMIGKGIEGIRIGVDEKFIARAAPEVGNAVIAATRMLEQCGARIVTIMLPDFDPIVTAGIKILACEAVAAHSKTYPAQSADYGPGFRSMLEVGESLRGADYANAQLVREQFGNRFQAFFEDVDVIACPSLPRIAIPAGGGPPDAKRLLEGNPLMRFMSPFNMSRNPTLSMPCGAGAPPPSLQLIARRLGEATLIQAGAVYEAATEWHRLHPSI